The Hypanus sabinus isolate sHypSab1 chromosome 3, sHypSab1.hap1, whole genome shotgun sequence genome contains a region encoding:
- the c1qtnf9 gene encoding complement C1q and tumor necrosis factor-related protein 9A has product MQIWLFFVPFALVKVEMIGTELCRAGHPGIPGNPGHNGIPGRDGRDGSKGDKGDSGEVGKSGPTGPQGPKGEPGKPGPPGGPGIKGRRGEQGTKGIPGKMGPKGIAGPLGLKGQKGEIGLQGKQGIKGNLGPGGPKGEEGPIGAQGDIGLPGPVGPKGLPGPKGEVGPKGSHGNPGIQGVKGSKGESGEKGNTGENALIRNSAFSVGLTEFSKLPRSGAPIKFEKIFYNNQNHYDPTTGKFTCEFSGVYYFVYHITVYVKHVRVSLYKNGVQTLNTFDSYQSSEDQASGGTLLQLQRGDQVWLQVIGGDSFNGLYADTNDDTVFTGFLLFTE; this is encoded by the exons ATGCAGATTTGGTTGTTTTTTGTACCATTTGCTCTGGTGAAAGTTGAGATGATCGGAACGGAGTTGTGCAGAGCTGGACATCCTGGAATTCCTGGAAACCCTGGTCATAATGGCATTCCTGGGAGAGATGGGCGGGATGGCTCCAAGGGTGACAAAGGAGACTCAG GTGAAGTTGGGAAATCTGGACCCACAGGACCTCAGGGGCCTAAAGGTGAACCTGGAAAGCCAG GGCCCCCTGGTGGACCAGGTATAAAAGGAAGAAGAGGAGAACAAGGAACTAAAGGAATACCAGGCAAAATGGGACCAAAAGGAATTGCTGGGCCACTTGGACTTAAAGGACAAAAGGGGGAAATTGGGCTTCAAGGGaagcagggcatcaaagggaattTGGGACCTGGAGGTCCAAAAGGAGAAGAAGGACCTATTGGAGCTCAGGGAGACATTGGACTACCAGGTCCTGTAGGACCTAAAGGTTTGCCAGGTCCAAAAGGAGAGGTGGGCCCCAAAGGATCACATGGGAATCCTGGAATTCAAGGTGTAAAGGGAAGTAAAGGGGAAAGTGGTGAAAAGGGAAACACTGGTGAAAATGCACTGATAAGGAATAGTGCTTTCAGTGTTGGATTGACAGAATTTTCCAAACTGCCACGTTCAGGTGCCCCAATTAAATTTGAAAAAATCTTTTACAACAACCAAAATCACTATGACCCCACAACAGGGAAATTTACATGTGAATTTTCTGGGGTTTATTACTTTGTCTATCACATCACCGTCTATGTTAAGCATGTAAGGGTTTCCCTGTACAAAAATGGTGTTCAGACCCTGAATACATTTGATAGTTATCAGAGCAGTGAGGATCAGGCTTCAGGGGGCACACTGCTGCAGTTACAACGCGGTGATCAAGTGTGGCTTCAAGTAATTGGCGGTGATTCTTTTAACGGGCTGTATGCAGATACCAATGATGACACGGTTTTTACAGGGTTTCTGCTATTTACTGAATGA